In Pedobacter sp. SL55, the following proteins share a genomic window:
- a CDS encoding sigma-54-dependent transcriptional regulator: protein MASVLIIEDDSTFAQIIEGFLTKKNFEVTTVSNVAKALKLIAHEDFQLLLIDYRLPDGTGIEVLNHRREIGLAVPAIIMTSFNDVRTAVKSIQLGASDYITKPINPDELLMVIDNALQKKAPQKTNEGNFIRGSSDVANRLYQHIDLVAETDMSVVIQGESGTGKEFAARTLHQQSKRKNKPFIAIDCGALSKDLAASELFGHVKGAFTGAVTDKKGSFEAANGGTIFLDEIGNLSYEVQVKLLRALQERVIQPLGSNKQIPVDVRIITATNDDLANSMKNGEFREDLYHRLNEFKIQLPPLRERGVDLELFIALFIKLSNEELNRNVQELDKETKHLLLKYDWPGNLRELRNVIKRMVLLTAGSIATADSLPDEMKIAVANETPLDNPSDLKAVNESNEKALITEALIKVKYNKSKAAKLLNIDRKTLYSKMERYGID from the coding sequence ATGGCATCTGTTTTAATTATTGAAGACGACAGCACTTTCGCTCAAATTATTGAAGGTTTTTTAACAAAGAAAAATTTTGAAGTAACTACCGTTAGTAATGTTGCCAAAGCTCTTAAATTAATTGCTCATGAAGATTTCCAGTTGTTATTGATTGATTATCGCCTACCAGACGGAACTGGCATAGAGGTATTGAACCACCGCCGCGAAATTGGCTTAGCTGTTCCGGCAATTATCATGACTTCTTTTAACGATGTGCGTACCGCGGTAAAATCTATACAGCTCGGGGCGAGTGATTACATTACCAAACCCATTAACCCCGATGAGTTACTGATGGTAATTGACAATGCGTTACAGAAAAAAGCACCTCAAAAAACTAACGAAGGCAATTTTATTAGGGGTAGCAGCGATGTTGCTAATAGATTATATCAGCATATTGATTTGGTAGCCGAAACCGATATGTCTGTAGTGATACAAGGCGAAAGCGGTACCGGAAAGGAGTTTGCTGCAAGAACCTTACATCAGCAAAGCAAGCGCAAAAACAAACCATTTATAGCGATAGACTGTGGCGCTTTATCTAAAGATTTAGCAGCAAGCGAATTGTTTGGCCATGTTAAAGGAGCTTTTACAGGTGCCGTTACAGATAAAAAAGGCTCGTTTGAAGCCGCCAATGGAGGTACTATTTTTTTAGATGAAATTGGCAACCTTAGCTACGAAGTACAGGTTAAACTACTCAGAGCTTTACAAGAGAGAGTGATACAGCCATTGGGCAGCAACAAGCAAATTCCGGTTGATGTGCGCATTATTACCGCTACCAATGATGACTTAGCGAACAGCATGAAAAACGGCGAATTTCGTGAAGACCTTTACCATAGGTTAAACGAGTTTAAAATTCAGTTGCCACCGCTAAGAGAAAGGGGTGTAGACTTGGAGCTTTTCATAGCGCTTTTCATTAAATTATCTAACGAAGAACTGAATAGAAATGTACAAGAACTAGACAAAGAAACTAAACACTTACTACTTAAATATGATTGGCCAGGAAACTTGCGGGAGCTAAGAAATGTAATCAAAAGAATGGTTTTACTAACTGCCGGCAGTATTGCAACAGCAGATAGCTTACCTGACGAGATGAAGATAGCTGTGGCTAATGAAACACCTTTGGATAACCCTTCAGATTTGAAAGCTGTAAACGAAAGCAATGAGAAAGCGTTGATTACCGAAGCGCTGATTAAGGTAAAATACAACAAATCTAAAGCTGCAAAACTGCTAAATATTGATAGAAAAACGCTTTATTCGAAAATGGAGCGCTATGGAATAGATTAA
- a CDS encoding amidohydrolase family protein, giving the protein MQRYLSANRIYPVTSEPIDNGVMQISDTGEIISILTAAEAAARNIENIEQYEGVLVPGFVNTHCHLELSHLFNKIPEQTGLPAFVREIVAQRAAADEVIIAAMNAADKQMFENGIVAVGDISNQLISKEIKQHSPLHYHTFVEVFGFNHPSQPIIDEAVKIRDSYWPLKASIVPHAPYSVATELFQYIEKNTRPQDILSIHNQETLAENEFFEKGTGDFEAMYNRMGVPKSEAHGTGENAIRYHLSQMPRNRTLLVHNTFTSKADIDFAVAQHKDLYWCFCPNANVYIENDLPNVNLFFDTSVRITLGTDSLASNHQLSILAEMETLQQKKRVPFDELLKWATINGAEFLGIANQFGSFEVGKTPGVNLIEVSEAKIIKSHEVKRLV; this is encoded by the coding sequence ATGCAAAGATACTTGTCGGCAAACAGAATTTACCCAGTAACCAGCGAGCCAATTGATAACGGTGTGATGCAGATTTCGGATACCGGAGAAATCATTTCTATATTAACAGCAGCAGAAGCCGCAGCTCGAAACATTGAAAATATAGAGCAATATGAGGGGGTTTTGGTGCCAGGTTTTGTAAATACGCACTGCCACTTAGAACTGTCGCACCTGTTTAATAAAATACCAGAGCAAACCGGATTGCCAGCTTTTGTTAGGGAAATTGTAGCCCAACGAGCCGCAGCAGATGAAGTGATAATTGCCGCTATGAATGCTGCAGATAAGCAGATGTTCGAAAATGGAATTGTTGCCGTGGGCGATATTTCCAATCAGTTAATTTCTAAAGAAATAAAACAACATAGCCCTTTGCATTATCATACCTTTGTAGAGGTTTTTGGCTTTAATCATCCATCGCAACCAATTATTGATGAGGCTGTTAAAATAAGAGATAGTTACTGGCCATTAAAAGCATCTATTGTACCACACGCACCATATTCTGTGGCCACCGAATTATTTCAATACATCGAAAAAAACACTCGGCCACAAGATATTTTAAGTATTCATAATCAAGAAACACTAGCCGAGAACGAGTTTTTTGAGAAAGGCACCGGAGATTTTGAAGCGATGTATAATAGAATGGGCGTACCAAAAAGCGAAGCACACGGTACAGGAGAAAATGCCATTCGTTACCATTTGTCGCAAATGCCAAGAAATAGAACTTTACTGGTGCATAATACCTTTACCAGCAAAGCCGATATTGATTTTGCGGTAGCGCAACACAAGGATTTGTATTGGTGCTTTTGCCCAAACGCTAATGTTTACATAGAAAATGACCTGCCTAACGTTAATCTGTTTTTCGATACTAGCGTAAGAATTACACTTGGTACAGATAGTTTGGCCAGTAACCACCAGTTGTCTATTTTGGCAGAGATGGAAACTTTACAACAGAAAAAGCGAGTTCCTTTTGACGAATTGTTAAAATGGGCCACAATAAACGGTGCAGAATTTTTAGGTATTGCTAATCAATTTGGAAGTTTTGAAGTTGGTAAAACGCCTGGAGTTAATTTGATTGAAGTGAGTGAAGCAAAAATCATCAAATCTCACGAGGTAAAAAGATTAGTTTAA